The following nucleotide sequence is from Zea mays cultivar B73 chromosome 1, Zm-B73-REFERENCE-NAM-5.0, whole genome shotgun sequence.
ggcgtctcttcacggagagacggctctaagatttttttgcaaataaccccctaaaacaccttaagagcccccacattaaacaccactgtacatgcccttatgTGCCTTGTCCCGGTAGAAGCACAGGAGGAATATGCTTCTCTGGGCCACGAGTCAGTCCATACACCTTCCTGCACGACCACGGATTCTCAACGTCTCGTGGGACCCGTATCGACTTTGCCCCACGTGTCAGAAGACAAAGAGCGAAGCAAAGAATTTCACCTTCGAGCGCGACACGGCAACCTCTCTGAGAAACTGACTCTTCTGTCCCACACGAAGCCCGACCCCACCAAATGCGAGACAACACGCGACATATATAATTACCTCTGTGAGAAATGAGAAATCGGCGTACACAGTGACATCACTGGTATACAGGACCCACCTTAATTCGTTCCCACTGGTCATATGTCGGTAAAGGAACACGTACAACAACTAATCTAGGAAAACTTGGTAACGCACGCCTCCGAAATTTGTCGCATTCAACAAAGGGCCTTGTCTAGGATTATAATCTGGCCCTAAATCTATATGTGCTGAAAAATTTCATACTACTAAATCCGTAGACCGTGGTTAATACGAAACCGAGTACGTTTTTTTTTCCGAACACGCGCCTTTCGTGATCTAACCAAAATATATACCCTCTCCgacatttttcttttctttattaaTATCACAGGAAGCGGACAGGATCATCGCCAAATCGAAGGAGATTGAACGAAGCAGCCCAGCCAAATTCCCCTCGCCGCCCCGTCCCTTCTCGACATTTCTTGTCCCGTCGTCGCCTCAATCTCGAAGCCTCTCCGGCGGAGCCGCCTCATCATCGTTCCGAAGGCCTCCAACCAAACATCCTCTAGGGTTTCCGCATCGTCCGTCGCGATGGGCTTCACGAAGCGGTCGCCCCAGCATCCCGCCTCCCCAGCCGGCGGCGAGGTCGGCGCCCAGACGGCAGGGAAGGTCACACCAGTGCCGGCGGCGCCGGAGTCGGCGCCCGCGGCGGTGGTGCCGAGGCCTCCGGACGTGGCGCCCTTCCTGACCAAGGTCTACGACATGGTCTCCGACCCGGCCACCGACGCGGTCATCTCCTGGAGCGCCGCCGGCGGCAGTTTCGTGATCTGGGACTCGCACGCTTTCGAGCGCGACCTGCTGCCGCGGCACTTCAAGCACAATCACTTCACCAGCTTCATACGCCAGCTCAACACCTACGTGAGAATTACCCTCCCTGATCCTCATGCCTACATTCTCTATTAGTTCCCTGTGCGCGAAATAAATGTGGTTTGCGCTGATTAGGCGCGATTGTTGGTTTACTGTAGATTCTGTAATACGGATACCTAGTATTTTGGTTTTTGAAATTGCAGTACCTTCTGATTATGAAAAATGCCAGTATCCTTTATTTTTTGGGATAAGGAATGCTAATTTCCTTTGATTTCTTATTAAAAAAAAATCTAGAGTTAAATGTATAAGCGGTTCCCAAGATGCCACTTAGGTCCACGAACTTTAAAAATGCATTTCTAGGTTAAGTGACACACCACAGTGGTCGGTAAAGTCCACAAATGTACCTGCGATCCACCATTTTTACATGTTTTGGAATGTGTGGTACATCACTTAGCAAGTTCAAAGATTTAGAAATGCAGGGCCATCGATGCATTTAACTCAAAAAAGTATCCTTCCATTTTGTTGGCGTTTCACCAACTTCTCTTATGTCATTTGAGATTTTATATAACAGAATAGCTGGTTCCCCTATTTTTCTGTTAGTTCCTGCCTGCACTTCCAAAACAAATCTGCATGTTGAATTTGgctggaagcttttgatgatggaCTTGTATAGATTGTTCACCAGATCTCTTTCAGCAAATTGCTCAATACAGACCTCAATAATGCATAACACATGCCAATGCCATCGGGGACCCCTTATTGTTCTTGTACAACCAGTTTGAAATTTTGCGCACCTTATAAAAAACTCATTGGGTTCTGTCACCTACTGAACTTGCGATCACAGAAATTGCAATGCCTTCTTATAAATAGTCTCCTTGGGTTTGTTGTTCCTCAAGCAACTTCTCGTGATGTCATTTGATATATTTTGTCATTTTGCAGTTTGGTGCTTCTTGTTATCTGTATTGAGGTTATGTATCACTGAATCACTGGATGTGCCAATTTTTACTTAGCTCTGCTCTGTACTTCTGAAAGCAAAACTGAATAGTTGAATTTGGTCGCAAGCTTCTGGAGGTCTTTCGGAAAAGTGCTCAGTACAGACCTATGTTTTCTGGTCGCTCGACCAGCTAGTCGAACTGGGGGACCGACCAGCGACTAATCTCGATTAGTCGTCGACTAGGTCCGACTAATCGAGCTCTGGTCGACCTGGTCGTTTACTGGTCGTCCTGTTCATCCAGGAGACCAGGACCTATGTATATACTATATAATATATACTATTATACTATTATACTATATAGTAAATAATTATATAACTATATAGTATATATGAACTTCATATACTATATTATGAAGGATAGGGTAAACATGACATGAATTCAGCAATACTGAAAAGTGAAAACAGCAGAGAAACACTTCTAGTTATTAATACTACAAGTCCCAGATACCAGTACCACACAACACACATTAATACAAGTCCAAAAAAATCTAGGTCCTAAACCTAGTCGCCCAGAACCGGCTAATCGAGCGACTAATCGGCCCTAATCGTCGACTAGTCGGACGACCAGGGCGACCAGGTACTCTAGTCAAGTCGGCTGCCTAATCGAGCTCTGCTAACCGACTagcccgactaatcgcgactaatcgcgattagtcggacgacttgaaaacacaGGTACAGACCTTAATGCATACAAGACCTGGCATCAGGGATCCTTTTTGGGTTAGGATGCTAGTAAAGTAGCAAGGCAATAGAATCCTTTACATGCAAACAATTAACTGAAATAATGACCTATGGTATCATTTCCATGATTTTTCTCTTCAGGGATGTACTAAAACTCATGCACGAAGCATGTAACTAGACTGTAATTGTGTATatagaaatagaagcattgctTAACTATTATACTGTGTTGGAAATCATCTGCTTGAAACTAACTATTATTTTGTCCACATGTTCTATGCTGTATGCTCATGTTGAATCTTAACCTCTGTCGTTTCATGAATTCACTAGTGTTCTTTTTCATTATCAGGGATTTCATAAAGTTGATCCAGATAGATGGGAATGGGCCAATGAAGGCTTTGTTAAGGGCCAAAAACATCTTTTGAAGACCATCAAGAGAAAGAAGAAATCCTCTCAGGATGTACCTAGTGATCTGCAGTCGGTGCCTGTCAAAACTGCACCTGGCACTGAGAATATCGAGATAGGAAAATATGGAGGCCTTGAAAAGGAGGTTGAGACACTTAAGAGGGACAAGGCCCTTCTAATGCAGCAGCTTGTAGATCTACGGCAGTACCAGCAATCATCTAGCGCTGAAGTGCAGAATTTAATTCAACGCCTCCGTGTGATGGAGCAGAACCAGCAGCAGATGATGGCACTTTTGGCAATTGTTGTCCAGAATCCAGACTTCCTGAACCAGCTCGTGCAGCAGCAGCGCAGGAGTAACTGGTGGAATGATGATGGTAACAGGAAAAGAAGGTTCCAAGCTCTGGAACATGGTCCTGTAGATGACCAAGAGACTTCTGGTGGAGGCGCACAAATTATTCAATATCGTCCTCCTGTTCCTGAAACTTCCAATCAGCCAATACCAGCAAATGAAGCTTTCTATTCAACCCCTGCACAACCAGCTTCAAGCCCTGCACTTGAGATGCCCATGGATGTAGAGATGGCTTCAAACAATGTTAATACCTTTGATTCAACTGGCAATGATTTTACTGACACCTCTGCTCTATGTGAATGGGATGACATGGATATATTTGGTGATGAACTTGAGCACATTCTTCAACAGCCAGAGCAGGACTTTCAAGTGGACCCTCCTTTAACAGTTGAGGATTATGGTTATGATCATCCACGGTTAGAGCAGGACTGTCAGATGGAAGCACAACAGAATTGCAAAAATCCTCAATATGGTATGTACTAGTTGACGTATGACATTCTCTCATTCAGTTCTCTTTTTTACGCAAAGCATGCATATGTAATCTTACTTTTCTGTTGAATTTCTGTGCCTAGTTGCCTGTGTCTTGAAGCAAAGGGAAAGCCATGCATCTGATGTCCATTAGTACTGATCAGTTTGAGGTCAGTCATATACTAGGAATTTACAAAAAACAGAAGATTTTCTGGGTCACATTCCTGTTACTGTTTGGTCACTTGCTAGGGCATGCGAGTTTTTTTTTCTtgaaagcgcaggagaactgtGCGACAATATATTAAAGAGGAATAGATACAAAAACAAACTGGGGGCCCCTACGGCGGCCAATAACAGGCATACAAAAACCCATCCATGACTAAAAAAACTACCACAGCGCTAGCTAACTAGCAGGGAGGCCCAGAATGGGGGCGGTGAGCAAAGACAACTTCTGTGCACCAGCCATCTCCGAAAGGTCAACCTCCAAACCAACTCGTCTAATAGCATCAGCAATACTGGGGCTCTTATTGTCGAAAACATAGCCATTGTGCTGCTTCCATAAGGTCCAAACTCCCAAAATGACAAGAGAATTGAGGCCATCCCTTGCGATTCCAGAGATCTTGGTGCATAACATTCTCCACCACTCAAGGAAGGCACTATCCTCAGATTGGGGGGCAAAAAGCTGAAGGTTCACTTGAAGAAGCAGTTTGAACCAAAATTCTCGAGCAAAAACACATCCAATCAACATGTGGTCCAAAGTTTCTTGATCCTGATCACATAATGGACATCTCTTCGGATGGTCCATGCCTCTTTTCTGCAGCCTATCTGCTGCACAAACCTTCTTGTGGGTGTGCGAGTTTTCATTCCATTTATGTTTGTAGAAACAATGCACAGAAGTAGATAAATAGCTGCTATTTTGATATACCAAAGCATTGATCAGTCTTAACTCCTTTCACAGCTAAGCCTATAGTTCTGGATTAGTTTCCACCAGACACAAAACAGTAGGAAAGGAGCATGTTCTGTTTTGTTTTACATTATATATTTTGTACTCCTGTTTCAAAGTATAAGGCACTGTGCCACTGTTTGATGCGATCTCCAAAGTTATATTTATCTATAATTTctcttaggccccgtttgtttccctTCATTTTGAGGCATTGAAATCTAAATAATGGAGTAGGCtattttttttagaatgtgacattccacaacTTTCCAAAGTTTATATATAAGCCTATCCCAAATTCATAGGATGAGaggtggaaattgattctatagatttacatgataCTTTTCTAatatacaacttatagcacactcttctactcgCTTCTCTCTCATAGCATAAGTGTAgtttataactatctctctcatatgatttatgatAATATACAAATGTATTACATATACaattatatgaacttaattagtttgtgtctaaattatgattattagaatgaaattcaattccaacgaaacaaacggggcctataTGATAATGTTTCTGGCAACAAAATCAAAATTATCAGACAGTGTTTACGAATACAAATTAATAATATCACTTTTGTATAACAAACCCTCTTGTAAGGCTTATGTTAGTTGCAAATTATGAGGTTTGAATCTGAATGTATTCATACCTTACAAAGTTAGAAAAAGAAATGTGTGAGTACAATTCATTATTTGTTATGAATGAGAAATGGGAAAAGGAATTATACAAGGGTTCATGCCTTACAAAGAGAAATGTGGGAATGCAAGTCATTAATAGTtacagaaaagaaaaagggaaatgaATTGTACAGGGGTCAAATATAGGTCCACATGATATAGCTGGTTTTGAGGTACATGAAAATGTTTTATCCCCTCATTTAGGAATTAGGACACATGTGTACCGAAGAACTATTTCCAGTTTTTTGGAAAACTATACTCCCTCTATTCCAAATTGTAAGTCGTTTTGGTTTCTGTACTTACATTGTTTTTGCTATGGACCTATATATTCTCTATGTTTAgatacacaataaaaactatgtatctagaaaagccaaaacgACTTACAATCTGGAAAGGATGGAGTACTGTTTTAAATAAAGAAATTATGGTTATGAAAATTTTCCATCGTGTATGTAGTGACATTAACCGTGTATTGTAATCCCATATTTATCATGCACGTGTGGGACACTTGTGCTTAGATGTCAACTAGTCAGTTGCCCATTGTCACGGTTTGTATATATTATATGAGTATTTTGTTTAATAAGACGCAAAAATATGTGTTCTATTGGTTAGGTGAGCGTGAATGTGGAGCCAACAACCAAGGTCCGAATCCTCATTTGTACacaattttattttatttttgcatTTTGCATTAAGCGAGAAGGGGAAGGGGGACatgggacgaccgttgaaactggtgctttatgtAGTAGAAATATGGTGGCAATGAAGAAACAATAGGCGACATAAACCTCAGAAAGAAATTGAACATCTTCTTTACAGCAATTAGCCCAACAGACAGAACAGGAGCATATAATTTTGAATGTATTTAGGGGCCGAGTTGAAGAAGCTTGATTTTGTCTGAATCCAACAATGACCTACCTTTGATTTTTTAAAGAAACCTACGTTTGAAATCTGAGTGATTTTTTAGCCTATGGATAACCATGGCAAAATCTGATCTGAAAGCCGGCCATGGAACTGATTACAATTACAACATATTGTCATGTGGTTTATTTTTTGTGTACTGTTCTCCTTTATCTAATAGACCTAATGTATTTTACTGTGTTGTTTCAGCTGATGTCATAACTGAAGCATGAGCGGTGGTCCCCCAGAATGTTGTCCAGTAACATTAGTGGATAGAGGTGATTTACAATTAAACAGCCCTTTGTGCTGTGTTCTATTCATGAACATTACTCTTACTTTGCATGATCAGAACACAAACCAGGCTCAACCATTTATTTGACCCATTCACTATTGCAACAGCTTCCTTTCAAAATACAAGTCAGTACTCACTGATTTTCATCTAGATCATAATTACGGCTTGACCTGTCCATATTTCTTGCATAAGCAACTTCTTTGGCATCAAAATATATTTTGATGTGGGTATCTTTTATTTCTCTTTGGGTCTTTCCCACACCGAATCTAATTAGATATGATGACTGCCATTTAGCTTTGGCAGGAACATATTCCTTGACACGAGTAATTAAGCTTTACCTTGTTGTATAACTAAACTGAAAAACGTATAAGTGATTGAGCATTCCTTTTAAGTATATGGGACTTCCTTAAAAGTAGTGCATTTACTTGAAACATTAAGAAGTGTACCAAGTTATTTGGCTTCATTTTACTCACCTCTCTTTATCCCTCATGGCCTCTTTATCATCAGTTACAATTTGCAGTTAGCAATGTGGTTCCCGTTACTGATGTGGTTTCAGTTTTTGCAGATTTGTGATGAACAGAATCTTGAGACTGGCAGGTTAGCCACCATTGGGAACCTGAAGACCGTCGGGATTGCTCAGAATTCAGTATACTAATACTAATACTAAAAAAAAAATATACAGTAACACATGTTGACTATACATGATTTCGTTTTCCTTACTCGCTCGACCAAAGGCAGCCGTACAATGTTTTTACTTTTGTCCAGGTGGGAGCATCTAGGTCTTTAAATGGTTTCGGTGATTAATGGTGATCCTAGATTATTATGATTTGCAGAGACTATAACTTAGGTTATGATAACAGTGATTGATTATGCGTACATGGATTTTGTCTCTTAAGGTTGGTTTGGTTATCAGGGATCTATAGGGACTAGGGAGAAATCACTTTGCTATTCAAAATTAAACATCCTCCATTTGATCCTCGTGATTCTTTATCATCAAATCaatcctaagacttcttcggatACAGTACAGGGACGCTAGCGGTGGGGTGGGGTGGGCATGGCTTTTCCCCTATCGCTCCCGAGTGTATGGAGCACTGAAGTGAAGCCCTGCTAAAATTTAAAATGTTTATaatctctatctctactactctTATGTCCTTAGTGTAGGCGTGTACATCTCCTCTGTTCTGCCGTGCCCGCAATTACCCGCGCTCGTGACTCCTCGCCGCCgcagtcctcgccgccgtcctcgCGCCCGCAGTCCCCGCCAAAGCTGCAACGCCCGCAGTCCCCGCCGCCGTGCTCGTCCCCGCTGTCCCCGAATTCGCCGCGCCCTCGCAAAGCTGCTGTGCCCGCAGTCCCCGCCGCCGTGCTCGTCCCCGCTGTCCCCGAATTCGCCGCGCCCCCGCAAAGCTGTTGTGCCCGCAGTCCCCGCCGCCGTGCTCGTCCCCGCTGTCCCCGAATTCGCCGCGCCCGCGCAAAGCTGCTGTGCCCGCAGTCCCCGCCGCCGTGCTCGTCCCCGCTGTCCCCGAATTCGCCGCGCCCCCGCAAAGCTGCTGTGCCCGCAGTCCCCGCCGCGCCAGCAACGCCCGCCCCCAACAGATCCTGGTGCGTCGCGAACCTTCTGCCCTCCACCTCCGCTCCATGGTGCGATGCAATCTCCGCACTTGGAAACGAGCAATCTCCGCACTCGGCGCCCCCCAGTATCTCACATGGAAACCCAAATCCCCACCTCAATCAGCATTCATCGTCAAGTCCCATTCCATCGTCGCTGTCAACTCCTATTAAAACACACGACCACTGCGAGGGATGTAGACAAATCTCCCATCAAACTTCGACGATCGTTGTCTGTTCAGCACGCTCGTTGTCTGTTCATCACGCTCGTTGTCTGTGCAGTGGGCTTCAACGCCTTCGCCGGTGAGTTCAGTTCTCTGCCAGATTCTGTGTTTCAACATGCCTCAATGTTTAATATGTTCATGGGTATGGCAATGTTATCAATGTTGCGTCAATGGTACCTGTGTTGCGTGAATTTCTGCGTTGCGGCTGTGTTGCGTGAATTTCTGCGTTGCGGGTACCAATTTTTCAAGTTATTTCATGCCTGAACTTTGGTGCGTGTACTCTTCTGATGCCATTGGTGTGTGTAAACTTTGGTGCGTGTAAACTTGAACAGAAATACTTTGGTGCGTGTACTATTCTGATGCCATGAATGTGTTTCAACATGACTGAATGTGTTCCATGGGTTTACATCTGTCAAATGAGAATATGATACTGTTTCATGGGTTTACATGTGTCTCTAGATGTGCTGCAACTGTTCATCCAAGTGTCGGTTGTTATCTTATCTCAATTTTGTTGTTGAAACTTTCCCCAGCTACTTATAGTTATTCAGACGAAAACTTAGATCTTTGTTCCTCACTGTCATTGCATTGTTCGTGGTCCTGGTAGCACTACAGAATTTGGTTTTGTTTGATATGTATTTTTATTGGGCTATCAGCATCAATTGTGAAACTGGTCGCAGTGGACCATTATTTCTGTTCTTAAGTTATTTAGTTTGTTGTTTCGGCTACATTGATCATCGAGTGTTTACTGAAATTGTGTATGGGGGTTTCATTGTAGTAgtttgttgcttcggctagcgagGGGTGTGGAAAAAGGAAGGGATAAGGCGCTTGGTTGACCCGGACCGGACGGCAGGACACCGTCGGGAGTTCGCTGCAACACATCGACGGCTTCCGCATCTTCTCAGGCCAAGGTAAGCTTTCAAACAATTTTGTTCCTGCAACTGTTCTTTAATAGCCTGTGATATGTTAGTAAATTGCCATACCCATGGAACACATTCAGTCATGTTGAAACACTGATTGATACTTTGTTTCATGGGTTTACATTTGTCTCTAGATGTTCTGCCATGAATTAACTCCACTACTTGCTCATATAGTAACTTGTGAACGGACAACCATGTTGATTTCAGTCAGATTGTTCCTGCAACTGTTCTTTAATAGCCTGTGATATGTTAGTAAATTGCCATACCCATGGAACATAGCCTGTGATATGTTAGTAAATTGCCATACCCATGGAACACATTCAGTCATGTTGAAACACTGATTGATACTTTGTTTCATGGGTTTACATTTGTCTCTAGATGTTCTGCCATGAATTAACTCCACTACTTGCTCATATAGTAACTTGTGAACGGACAACCATGTTGATTTCAGTCAGATTGTTATTTTCAGGAATTGTGGAATTTCatttagaaatacacttgaactaTGAGTACCTGTTCACTATCCACTTTGGTTTCATTTTTTCGATCATGTTTCAGTTGAATTTTCCTAACAAACAATGTTGTTAATGTCGTGTATGCTTGTGTGTATTGGTGGTTTGTATTGGGGTATAAAGTTTATATGCATTCTACCGGTATATATCGGTTGATGCTAATATTTAGATAAAATATTAGTGGGGAGGTATATATGAGTCGAAGGCCTTGTGGCCCCATACTCATAAATTATAAGGTTTAATCTATAAATGGTACTACATGATGCAGTGCACATCTTCATCTATATGGGGTCTCAAGACTATAGATCCTTGCTCTCCCTCCTTAATTACATGATgcagagtagtagagatatactTGTACATACACACCAGTACACCACAAACATGTCATCGGACAAATTAATTACATGATGCTGCTGACTGCCAAAGACCAAGGACCAAACACGGAAATACCACTGCAACAGTTGGTTCAGAGAACAGTGTAAATATAAGATTTCATCTACCTGTgcagcatgagcaccaagcacaCCATAAGCACCTGCCAGTCCATTTCCATACGGATTGTAAGCGCCTGCCACTGCCAGGCCATTTCCGAGTGGGTTATAGGCTCCCATCAGTCCATATCCAAGTGGGGTATAACTTGGGAGCAATGGACCTCCTTTTAGGTGCTGATGTATCGTCCTTCTTATCAGCAAGAGGCTTTGCAAGTGAACAATCCAGAAGCTGACCTGATAGACATAAACAATCATGGCTTTCTTCATACATGAAGAAAGATTGACCAACTACAGAAGGAAGATAGAGAAGTAAACTCACCGTCAAGTTTGAATCTCTCAGTGTCTTCCAGAGCCTTCATAGCCTTGTATCGTTCTTTGAAGTGAACAAAACCATAGTGCAACCAGTAACAACAATATATAATATTGAAATGCGAAAGTATGACATGTGTTCTATTTAAATTTCTAAATTTTAAGGCAACAAGGTTTTGATGGAACCGGTCGTATTGAACCGCGAAAGTATGACATGTGTTCTATTTAAATTTCTAAATTTTAAGGCAACAAGGTTTTGATGGAACCGATCGTATTGAACCGCGAAAGAGCCGCAGCGGACCGCCTGAAACGGATGCCTATGTAAGTTATTATATAAACGAAATTTGTCTATCAAAGTTATGACCGTTATTTAGTCGTATGTTTAATATAGATTCAGGCTGTTTGACGACTACCGTGAAGAAGATTTTTATGGGCTACCACGGAAATACAGTATTGTCGCTCGGGTAGAAGTTAAATTCCCGAAGGAACCACGTTTCCGTGACAGACAACATTTCGTTTTATCTGACATCAATGTAAGCCAACAATTCTTTAAGTTTCATTTTCAAAGTtacacgatcttcataccatcgcCTCTTCTCCTACTGAAATACTATTAGGGAGCCAAGATCGAGGCCATAACATATATGTATGAGACAGTCAAACATTTCGACAATTTGCTCCATGAAAAGCATGTTTACAAGATGCATAATGTAAAGTTCAGTCTTCATCCGGGTGAATTTAATTTTCGTCATCTAAATGGTCCCATGGAATTGTGTCTTGACCAACAAACTATCGTGGAGCCATAC
It contains:
- the LOC100191641 gene encoding heat stress transcription factor A-9 isoform X1 encodes the protein MGFTKRSPQHPASPAGGEVGAQTAGKVTPVPAAPESAPAAVVPRPPDVAPFLTKVYDMVSDPATDAVISWSAAGGSFVIWDSHAFERDLLPRHFKHNHFTSFIRQLNTYGFHKVDPDRWEWANEGFVKGQKHLLKTIKRKKKSSQDVPSDLQSVPVKTAPGTENIEIGKYGGLEKEVETLKRDKALLMQQLVDLRQYQQSSSAEVQNLIQRLRVMEQNQQQMMALLAIVVQNPDFLNQLVQQQRRSNWWNDDGNRKRRFQALEHGPVDDQETSGGGAQIIQYRPPVPETSNQPIPANEAFYSTPAQPASSPALEMPMDVEMASNNVNTFDSTGNDFTDTSALCEWDDMDIFGDELEHILQQPEQDFQVDPPLTVEDYGYDHPRLEQDCQMEAQQNCKNPQYADVITEA